In Spartinivicinus poritis, a genomic segment contains:
- a CDS encoding Yip1 family protein: protein MILFNHVWGLFAHPKEEYDLIRKETLANKKYYLLHVFILAAIPAVSSYYGATTVGWSIGTLDKVIIDHQSALLMSVAGYMAILAGIVFMGLFIHWMAKTYGTKPSYTKCIVFAAYTATPIYFVGLLALYPNTALYLIGSIIGVAYTVYLLYVGLPRMMTIPEEQGFLFATSVVCVGLVLLVTMKVITALFWGMGFGPGFDVSV from the coding sequence ATGATCTTGTTTAATCATGTTTGGGGTTTATTTGCTCACCCTAAAGAAGAATATGATCTTATTAGAAAAGAGACACTGGCTAATAAAAAATATTACTTACTGCATGTCTTTATTTTAGCGGCTATCCCGGCAGTAAGCTCTTATTATGGCGCTACTACTGTAGGTTGGTCGATTGGTACTTTGGATAAAGTCATTATCGATCACCAAAGTGCTTTGTTGATGTCTGTAGCAGGCTATATGGCAATTTTAGCTGGGATTGTATTTATGGGGCTGTTTATCCATTGGATGGCAAAAACCTATGGAACCAAGCCAAGCTATACCAAATGTATTGTGTTTGCCGCCTATACAGCAACGCCTATCTATTTTGTTGGCCTTTTAGCGCTTTATCCTAATACTGCTTTGTATTTAATTGGCTCGATTATTGGCGTCGCTTATACCGTTTATTTGCTTTATGTGGGTTTACCTAGAATGATGACAATCCCTGAAGAGCAAGGCTTTCTATTTGCTACATCTGTCGTGTGTGTTGGCTTGGTATTGCTAGTGACAATGAAAGTGATCACTGCACTCTTTTGGGGAATGGGATTTGGGCCGGGATTTGATGTGAGTGTATAA
- the zapE gene encoding cell division protein ZapE, with protein sequence MTPWERYQQDLLREDFSYDAEQEKAVKHLQRLYEDLIIAQQEQSKPVTGWLKWFGQKKPVEPCQGLYFWGGVGRGKTYLVDTFFDSLPFENKMRTHFHRFMQRVHQELKTLKGEKNPLTIVAKRLSDEASVICFDEFFVSDITDAMILGGLFEQLFANGVTLVATSNIVPNELYKDGLQRQRFLPAIELVEKYTEVVNVDSGIDYRLRVLEQAEIYHHPLSAQATASMEDSFSRLVPDKAHTTENEPLVIEGRTITALKCCDDVVWFSFNELCDGPRSQNDYIELAKIFHTVLLSDIPQLTASNDDQARRFVNLIDEFYDRNVKVIMSAEVAIPNIYQGTQLAFVYERTTSRMLEMQSHEYLGRAHKA encoded by the coding sequence ATGACACCTTGGGAGCGCTATCAACAAGACTTGCTTCGAGAAGACTTCAGTTACGATGCCGAGCAGGAAAAGGCAGTAAAACATTTGCAGCGGCTTTATGAAGATCTGATTATTGCTCAGCAAGAGCAATCTAAGCCAGTGACAGGCTGGTTAAAATGGTTTGGTCAAAAAAAGCCAGTTGAACCCTGCCAGGGTTTGTATTTCTGGGGGGGGGTTGGTCGAGGAAAGACTTATCTAGTAGATACTTTTTTTGACAGTCTGCCATTCGAAAATAAAATGCGTACACATTTTCACCGGTTTATGCAGCGGGTACATCAGGAATTAAAAACCCTGAAAGGTGAAAAAAACCCGTTAACTATCGTGGCAAAGCGGCTTAGTGATGAGGCTAGCGTTATTTGCTTTGATGAGTTTTTTGTGTCGGATATAACCGATGCGATGATTTTAGGTGGGTTGTTTGAGCAACTGTTTGCTAACGGGGTTACTTTAGTAGCAACGTCAAATATTGTACCCAATGAGTTGTATAAAGATGGCTTGCAGCGTCAACGCTTTTTACCTGCAATTGAATTGGTAGAAAAATATACTGAAGTAGTTAATGTAGATAGTGGTATTGATTATCGGCTGAGGGTTTTAGAGCAGGCAGAAATTTATCATCACCCATTAAGTGCTCAAGCAACAGCCAGTATGGAAGACAGTTTTAGCCGACTGGTGCCAGATAAAGCGCATACTACTGAAAATGAGCCGCTGGTTATTGAAGGGCGAACCATCACTGCATTGAAGTGTTGCGATGATGTTGTCTGGTTTAGTTTTAACGAGTTGTGTGATGGGCCGCGAAGCCAGAATGACTACATTGAGCTGGCTAAGATATTTCACACGGTTTTGCTTAGTGATATACCGCAACTGACTGCTAGCAATGATGATCAGGCGCGCCGGTTTGTTAATTTAATTGATGAGTTTTACGACCGTAACGTCAAAGTGATTATGTCGGCTGAAGTGGCAATTCCGAATATTTATCAAGGTACTCAATTAGCCTTTGTTTATGAAAGAACAACCAGTAGGATGTTGGAAATGCAGTCTCATGAATATTTGGGACGAGCGCATAAGGCTTAA
- the rpsI gene encoding 30S ribosomal protein S9 — MSTAQYYGTGRRKSSTARVFLKTGGGAIEVNGRPLDEYFGRKTARMVVRQPLEVVEMLENFDIKVTVKGGGGSGQAGAIRHGITRALIEYNEDFRSPLRKAGYVTRDAREVERKKVGLRKARKRPQYSKR, encoded by the coding sequence ATGTCTACGGCTCAATACTACGGAACTGGTCGTCGCAAATCTTCGACTGCTCGTGTTTTCTTGAAAACTGGAGGCGGTGCTATCGAAGTTAATGGTCGTCCATTGGATGAATACTTCGGTCGTAAAACTGCTCGGATGGTTGTTCGTCAGCCACTTGAAGTTGTTGAGATGTTGGAAAACTTCGACATCAAAGTAACAGTTAAAGGTGGGGGTGGTTCTGGCCAAGCTGGAGCGATTCGTCACGGTATTACTCGTGCTTTGATTGAGTACAACGAAGATTTTCGTTCACCTTTACGTAAAGCGGGTTATGTGACTCGTGATGCACGTGAAGTTGAGCGTAAGAAAGTGGGTCTGCGCAAAGCGCGTAAGCGTCCACAGTACTCAAAGCGTTAA
- the trxB gene encoding thioredoxin-disulfide reductase: protein MSEVKHAQLLILGSGPAGYTAAVYAARANLNPVLVTGIQMGGQLTTTTDVDNWPGDVEGLQGPALMERMRQHAERFNTEVVFDHIQSADLQQHPFRLKGDSGEYTCDALIIATGASARYLGLDSEEAFKGKGVSACATCDGFFYKKQDVAVIGGGNTAVEEALYLANIAKKVTLVHRRDEFRAEKILQDKLMDKVKSGNIELVLDSTLDEVLGDDAGVTGIRVRNKHTDELTDIPVAGVFIAIGHTPNTSLFDGQLDMHNGYIKVQSGLEGNATQASIPGVYAAGDVMDHVYRQAITSAGTGCMAALDAEKFLDSLEKQ from the coding sequence ATGTCAGAAGTTAAACATGCCCAGTTGTTGATTTTAGGGTCTGGTCCTGCTGGCTATACAGCTGCTGTATACGCTGCGCGGGCCAACTTAAATCCTGTGCTAGTGACAGGTATTCAGATGGGTGGCCAGCTGACAACAACAACGGATGTGGATAACTGGCCGGGTGATGTTGAAGGGTTACAAGGACCTGCATTGATGGAGCGGATGCGGCAGCATGCTGAGCGCTTTAATACTGAAGTTGTGTTTGATCATATTCAGTCTGCTGACTTGCAACAACACCCATTTCGTTTGAAGGGTGATAGTGGCGAATATACTTGTGATGCACTGATTATTGCCACTGGCGCTAGTGCCAGATACCTAGGGCTTGACAGTGAAGAAGCATTCAAAGGAAAAGGGGTATCTGCTTGTGCTACTTGTGATGGGTTCTTTTACAAAAAGCAAGATGTGGCTGTGATTGGAGGGGGAAATACTGCAGTTGAAGAAGCTCTTTATCTAGCCAATATTGCCAAAAAAGTCACCTTGGTGCATCGTCGTGATGAGTTTCGTGCGGAGAAAATCCTTCAGGATAAACTGATGGATAAAGTCAAAAGTGGCAATATTGAGCTGGTACTTGATAGCACTCTTGATGAGGTGCTGGGGGATGACGCTGGTGTAACAGGTATTCGAGTGCGTAACAAGCATACTGATGAGCTGACTGACATTCCTGTAGCCGGGGTATTTATTGCTATCGGCCATACGCCCAACACCAGTCTGTTTGACGGGCAATTGGATATGCATAATGGTTATATCAAAGTGCAAAGTGGTTTAGAGGGCAATGCAACTCAAGCTAGTATTCCTGGTGTGTATGCAGCGGGGGATGTAATGGATCATGTCTATCGTCAGGCGATTACATCTGCGGGAACAGGCTGTATGGCTGCACTGGATGCTGAAAAGTTTTTGGACAGCTTAGAAAAGCAATAA
- the petA gene encoding ubiquinol-cytochrome c reductase iron-sulfur subunit: MTNDGVNKGRRRFLVAATSVVGAAGAVGAAVPFIASWNPSAKAKAAGAPVKVNLAKIESGQQIIAEWRGKPVFVVRRTPEILENIKQLNSRVADPESAEESQQPSYAKNEFRSIKPEILVLVGLCTHLGCSPKFFPEVKPMEFDQEWKGGYHCPCHGSKFDLAGRVFKSVPAPINLEVPPYSFIDDNTLIIGVDEENA; this comes from the coding sequence ATGACAAATGACGGCGTAAATAAAGGCCGGCGACGCTTTTTGGTAGCAGCAACCTCGGTGGTTGGTGCTGCTGGTGCAGTAGGCGCTGCAGTTCCATTTATTGCTTCCTGGAACCCTAGTGCAAAAGCTAAGGCAGCTGGCGCTCCGGTAAAAGTAAACCTGGCTAAAATTGAGTCAGGCCAACAAATTATCGCTGAGTGGCGAGGCAAACCTGTGTTTGTGGTGCGACGCACCCCTGAGATTTTGGAAAATATAAAACAATTAAATAGCCGAGTGGCAGATCCAGAATCCGCAGAAGAGTCTCAGCAGCCAAGCTATGCAAAAAATGAGTTCCGTTCTATTAAGCCAGAAATTTTAGTTTTGGTTGGTCTTTGTACCCACCTGGGTTGTTCACCAAAGTTTTTTCCAGAAGTAAAACCAATGGAGTTTGACCAAGAGTGGAAAGGTGGTTACCACTGCCCTTGTCATGGCTCTAAGTTTGACTTGGCGGGAAGAGTGTTCAAGAGTGTACCGGCACCCATTAACCTAGAAGTGCCGCCTTATTCATTTATCGATGATAATACCTTAATTATCGGTGTTGATGAGGAGAACGCATAA
- a CDS encoding ABC transporter ATP-binding protein — MPTPVVISAVDLVKKVTTGNTQLTILKDLQLAIKAGESVAIVGASGAGKSTLLSILAGLDQPTSGEVILAGQPISHLDEDGRAAVRAQTVGFVFQSFQLLPGLTALENVMLPLELNGVKEAKNSAINWLTKVGLQARLDHYPKQLSGGEQQRVAIARAFVAEPKVLFADEPTGNLDQATGATIIELLFELNQQHQTTLILVTHDTQLAERCQRQLHLDGGQLHEQIAHEQGGDAAHG; from the coding sequence ATGCCAACACCTGTCGTGATTTCTGCAGTGGATTTAGTGAAAAAAGTTACCACAGGTAATACCCAATTAACTATTCTGAAAGATTTGCAGCTTGCCATCAAGGCTGGCGAAAGTGTTGCTATTGTAGGCGCTTCAGGGGCAGGTAAGTCAACTTTGTTAAGTATACTAGCGGGGCTCGATCAGCCGACCAGTGGTGAAGTGATTCTTGCGGGTCAACCCATCAGCCATTTGGATGAGGATGGGCGGGCAGCAGTAAGGGCGCAGACCGTTGGCTTTGTTTTTCAGTCATTTCAATTACTACCAGGACTAACAGCTCTGGAAAACGTGATGTTACCGCTAGAGCTGAATGGAGTTAAAGAAGCAAAAAACTCGGCCATTAACTGGCTGACAAAAGTTGGTCTACAAGCACGGCTTGATCACTACCCGAAGCAGTTGTCAGGTGGAGAACAACAGCGAGTGGCCATTGCCAGAGCGTTTGTGGCAGAGCCAAAAGTATTATTTGCAGATGAGCCGACAGGTAATTTAGACCAGGCAACTGGGGCCACGATTATTGAGCTGCTTTTTGAGCTGAACCAGCAACATCAAACCACCTTGATTTTAGTGACCCATGACACCCAGCTAGCAGAGCGATGCCAGCGGCAATTGCACCTGGATGGTGGGCAGTTGCATGAGCAAATCGCTCATGAACAGGGAGGAGATGCTGCACATGGCTAG
- a CDS encoding YhcB family protein: METANLIWFILGVMVGASLLYMFNLMTSNNSKSNKLENQLQQTQNELNSYHESVNEHFNQTRELVNKLTETYKDLNQHIANSAATLCDIETQQGANDALLATDALVSGKKPEADERHDAIEPPKDYAPKKHPTEKGTLSEDFGVIRRENPSLS, from the coding sequence GTGGAAACAGCAAATCTCATTTGGTTTATCTTAGGAGTGATGGTGGGTGCCTCACTGCTGTATATGTTTAACCTCATGACAAGCAACAATAGTAAAAGCAATAAGCTGGAAAACCAGCTACAGCAAACACAAAATGAGCTAAATAGCTATCACGAAAGTGTTAATGAGCACTTTAACCAAACTCGTGAGCTTGTCAACAAGCTCACTGAAACCTACAAAGACCTTAATCAACATATCGCAAACTCTGCTGCTACATTATGTGATATAGAAACGCAGCAAGGTGCAAATGATGCTCTACTGGCTACAGATGCCTTGGTTTCAGGTAAAAAGCCAGAAGCTGATGAGCGCCATGATGCAATTGAACCACCTAAAGATTACGCTCCCAAAAAGCACCCAACAGAAAAAGGTACACTGTCAGAAGACTTTGGGGTAATAAGGCGAGAAAACCCTTCTTTATCATAA
- the cysZ gene encoding sulfate transporter CysZ — protein MLGTQQFFQGLQLISQPGLRKFVVFPLLLNICVFTAALILLFSQFGALIGWLIGDLPSWLSWLEYLLWPFFAITALLLVFFTFSIIGNIIASPFHGFLAEAVEKKITNNQNEEDFSWQQLAVVVPKAIGRELRKLLYYLPWLAILLLITITPVLNIIAPFAWFAYSTWMLSVQYVDYAADNNGVGFKEMIEQLKQSRTNALTFGGTVYLLMFIPFVNFLVIPAAVAGGTVMWVELNRKKI, from the coding sequence ATGCTAGGTACCCAACAGTTTTTTCAAGGACTACAGCTCATCAGTCAGCCAGGGCTCAGAAAGTTTGTCGTTTTCCCCCTGCTACTTAATATTTGTGTGTTTACAGCTGCCCTTATTTTATTATTTAGCCAATTTGGCGCCTTGATAGGCTGGTTAATTGGCGACCTGCCCAGTTGGCTAAGCTGGTTAGAATACTTATTATGGCCTTTTTTTGCGATTACCGCCCTTTTGTTGGTATTTTTTACCTTTAGCATCATCGGCAATATCATCGCCTCCCCTTTCCATGGTTTTCTGGCTGAAGCCGTCGAAAAGAAAATCACCAATAATCAAAACGAAGAAGATTTTAGCTGGCAACAACTGGCTGTCGTTGTACCCAAAGCAATCGGTCGAGAACTACGTAAACTGCTGTATTATTTGCCCTGGTTAGCTATTCTTTTGCTTATCACCATAACCCCTGTACTGAATATTATCGCCCCATTTGCCTGGTTTGCCTACAGCACCTGGATGCTTTCAGTGCAATACGTTGATTATGCCGCCGATAATAATGGGGTTGGATTTAAAGAAATGATTGAACAGTTAAAGCAAAGTCGCACCAATGCCCTGACCTTTGGTGGCACTGTTTATTTATTAATGTTTATTCCATTTGTTAACTTTTTAGTCATACCTGCCGCAGTGGCTGGTGGTACAGTCATGTGGGTAGAGTTAAACAGGAAAAAAATATAA
- a CDS encoding NADP(H)-dependent aldo-keto reductase: protein MQYHPLGNSSLKVSELCLGTMTWGEQNNQQEAFEQLDCAMDQGINFIDTAELYPVPPKAETYTKTESIIGEWIKQRANRDQFILATKVTGPGDWVSYMRQGPRLDRSNIIAAADASLARLNTDYIDLYQVHWPERQTNFFGQLSYPYPIEEQTVAIEETLAALSELVKSGKVRYIGISNETPWGAMQYLQLAQQHSMARVVSIQNPYNLLNRTFEIGLAEFTHREQLGLLAYSPMAFGALSGKYLHGAKPANARLTLFSRFARYSNPQAVKATEQYVAIAKRHHLDPAQMALAFVSSRPFVTSNIIGATSMEQLKANIDSINLELSEEVLEEIEAVHTEQPNPAP from the coding sequence ATGCAATACCACCCATTAGGTAACAGTAGTCTTAAGGTGAGTGAACTTTGCTTAGGCACCATGACCTGGGGAGAACAAAATAATCAACAAGAAGCGTTTGAGCAATTAGACTGTGCAATGGACCAGGGCATTAACTTTATTGATACGGCAGAGCTTTACCCTGTCCCTCCTAAAGCAGAAACCTATACTAAAACAGAAAGCATAATTGGTGAGTGGATAAAACAGCGCGCCAACCGGGATCAGTTTATCCTAGCAACTAAAGTCACAGGCCCTGGTGACTGGGTAAGCTATATGCGTCAAGGGCCAAGGTTGGATAGAAGCAATATTATTGCAGCAGCTGACGCTTCACTTGCTCGCTTAAATACCGACTACATCGACTTGTATCAAGTTCACTGGCCAGAACGACAAACTAACTTCTTTGGCCAGCTCAGTTACCCTTACCCTATCGAAGAACAAACTGTTGCTATTGAAGAAACCCTTGCAGCTCTTAGTGAGTTAGTCAAAAGTGGCAAAGTCCGGTATATCGGTATCTCTAACGAAACGCCCTGGGGCGCCATGCAATATTTGCAGTTAGCTCAGCAGCATAGCATGGCCCGCGTGGTATCCATCCAGAACCCTTACAACCTGCTAAACCGAACCTTTGAAATTGGCCTGGCAGAATTTACTCATCGAGAACAGCTTGGCTTGCTCGCCTACTCTCCCATGGCATTTGGTGCGTTAAGTGGCAAATATTTACATGGCGCGAAGCCCGCTAATGCTCGCTTAACGCTATTTAGCCGGTTTGCTCGTTATTCCAACCCACAGGCGGTTAAAGCAACAGAGCAATATGTAGCCATTGCCAAGCGACATCATTTAGATCCAGCTCAAATGGCCTTAGCTTTTGTTAGCAGCCGCCCTTTTGTTACCAGTAATATTATTGGTGCTACCAGTATGGAACAGCTAAAAGCCAATATTGATAGTATTAATTTAGAGCTTTCGGAAGAAGTACTAGAAGAAATAGAGGCGGTTCATACTGAGCAACCGAATCCCGCGCCTTAA
- a CDS encoding ABC transporter permease, with product MASLAQLALRLLGREWRSGELRVIMLALLVAVTATTSIGFFVDRLEKTMYRQSAELLGGDLLIGRSATAPTEWLAQAEQLQLKQTELIEFPSVVIFQDQMVLTAVKAVESPYPLVGWLTTGAQLEDTEGSKVKQSPQPGEVWLERRLFHQLKLQLGDTIEMGATQLKVTQVLLYESDRGGDFYTLAPRALMNKADLAAAEIIQPGSRVRYKWLVAGSDIQVTQLLQWLTPQLTPTDKLTTLKEGRPALHKAINRAQRYLGLATLMAVLLAGVAVAIGAKHFAARHFDQVAIMRCLGGQSALIGKLYLGQLLILALVVSAIGCLAGFLLHWTFVALMSGLLPADLPLPGFWPAYLGLLTGVVAILGFALPPIISLQQVSALRVFRRELVPPPLSSYLIYGVAFTALTVLLWQFTGEWWMTLGLLIAVAGVGLVVWFGLQWGVKMVFSRIQLLQWPLAIRLSLNHMQRQAGLTATQLLAFGLTLLAMAVILVVRTDLLTQWQQELPPKTPNYFAINIPLAEQQQVADWFNEHKIENTQLYPIIRGRLTEINSKPVKQAVSKEQQADNALNRELNLTWRHKLPPRNELVTGQWWQPDSTSQEVSIEQELADRLNIKLGDQLTFTIAGQDLEATVTSLRTVNWESFQPNFYMIFPKPVLEPFAATYLTSFYLPADKQYLLADLVKQFPAITLLDVAAMLNQVRLILTQVTSAIEYVLLFILIAGLAVLYAAIKGTLADRIQEGGVMRALGASRQQIRQCQLIEFAALGGVAGLLAALGTELVCRLLYNITFDLSYQTNGWLWLSLPLLGSSIIASIGLWSSRRVITESPMVVLRES from the coding sequence ATGGCTAGTTTAGCTCAGTTGGCCTTACGATTGTTGGGCCGAGAGTGGCGTTCAGGGGAGTTGCGGGTCATTATGCTGGCGTTATTGGTGGCTGTGACAGCAACCACCTCAATCGGCTTTTTTGTCGATAGGCTGGAAAAAACCATGTATCGCCAATCTGCAGAATTACTGGGAGGAGACTTGCTGATTGGGCGATCTGCCACAGCACCGACAGAATGGTTAGCACAAGCAGAGCAGTTACAGCTTAAGCAAACGGAGCTAATTGAATTTCCCAGTGTGGTGATTTTTCAGGATCAAATGGTGTTGACTGCTGTTAAGGCGGTTGAGTCACCCTATCCACTAGTGGGTTGGCTCACTACTGGGGCCCAGTTGGAGGACACAGAAGGGAGTAAGGTTAAACAGTCACCACAGCCTGGAGAAGTTTGGTTAGAACGGCGGCTGTTCCATCAACTTAAGCTGCAACTGGGGGACACGATTGAGATGGGGGCAACTCAGTTGAAAGTGACTCAGGTACTGTTGTATGAGTCAGATCGTGGTGGGGATTTTTATACCCTGGCGCCCCGGGCATTAATGAATAAAGCAGATCTTGCTGCTGCCGAAATTATCCAACCTGGTAGCCGGGTGCGTTATAAATGGCTGGTGGCAGGAAGTGATATTCAAGTGACTCAGCTACTCCAGTGGTTAACGCCTCAATTAACCCCAACCGACAAGCTGACTACTTTAAAAGAAGGTCGGCCAGCGTTACATAAAGCGATTAATCGAGCACAACGTTATTTGGGGTTAGCGACTTTAATGGCTGTCTTATTGGCAGGTGTTGCAGTGGCTATTGGGGCTAAGCATTTTGCTGCCAGGCATTTCGACCAAGTCGCCATTATGCGTTGTTTAGGGGGGCAAAGCGCGCTTATTGGCAAACTCTATCTTGGTCAGTTGTTGATATTAGCATTGGTGGTGAGTGCTATTGGTTGCTTGGCTGGTTTTCTATTGCACTGGACATTTGTGGCCTTGATGTCAGGGCTGTTGCCTGCAGATTTACCCTTGCCGGGCTTTTGGCCTGCATATTTGGGCTTATTAACCGGCGTGGTGGCAATTCTGGGCTTTGCCTTACCTCCTATTATTTCACTTCAACAAGTGAGTGCATTACGGGTATTTCGGCGGGAGCTAGTACCGCCGCCTTTATCTTCCTACCTGATTTATGGTGTGGCTTTTACTGCACTAACTGTACTGCTTTGGCAGTTTACTGGCGAATGGTGGATGACACTGGGGTTATTGATTGCTGTAGCTGGCGTGGGGTTAGTGGTTTGGTTTGGCTTGCAGTGGGGAGTGAAAATGGTATTTTCACGCATTCAATTATTGCAATGGCCGCTAGCTATCCGATTAAGCTTAAACCATATGCAAAGACAGGCTGGACTCACAGCAACACAGTTGCTGGCATTTGGTTTAACTTTGTTAGCAATGGCTGTTATTTTGGTAGTCAGAACAGATTTGCTTACCCAGTGGCAGCAAGAATTACCACCCAAAACCCCTAATTATTTTGCCATTAATATCCCCTTGGCTGAGCAACAACAAGTCGCTGACTGGTTTAATGAGCATAAGATAGAAAACACCCAGTTATATCCTATTATTCGTGGTCGGCTAACGGAAATAAATAGTAAGCCCGTTAAACAGGCGGTATCGAAAGAGCAGCAGGCGGATAATGCATTAAATCGAGAGCTGAATTTAACCTGGCGACATAAATTGCCTCCCAGAAATGAGTTAGTGACGGGGCAATGGTGGCAACCAGACTCAACAAGTCAGGAGGTGTCTATTGAACAGGAACTGGCTGACCGGTTGAATATAAAACTGGGTGATCAGTTGACGTTTACGATTGCTGGACAAGACTTGGAAGCAACTGTAACCAGCCTCCGCACCGTCAACTGGGAGTCTTTTCAACCGAATTTTTATATGATTTTTCCCAAACCGGTGCTTGAGCCATTTGCTGCCACTTACTTAACCAGCTTCTATTTACCTGCAGACAAGCAGTATTTGTTGGCTGATTTGGTGAAGCAATTTCCTGCTATCACTTTGTTAGACGTGGCCGCTATGTTGAATCAAGTACGATTGATTTTGACTCAGGTCACTTCTGCGATTGAATATGTTTTGTTATTTATTTTAATTGCTGGATTAGCAGTATTATATGCAGCAATTAAAGGCACACTAGCAGATCGTATTCAAGAAGGGGGGGTGATGCGTGCCTTGGGAGCAAGCCGCCAGCAGATTCGCCAGTGCCAGTTAATTGAATTTGCCGCTTTAGGTGGCGTCGCAGGGTTGTTGGCGGCGTTAGGCACAGAACTAGTTTGTCGGCTGCTATATAACATCACCTTTGACTTGAGTTACCAAACCAATGGCTGGCTCTGGCTTAGCTTACCTTTATTGGGCAGTAGCATTATTGCCAGTATTGGACTATGGTCAAGTCGCCGAGTGATAACTGAAAGTCCAATGGTGGTATTAAGGGAGAGTTAA
- the rplM gene encoding 50S ribosomal protein L13 gives MKTYTAKPETVKRDWYVVDASGKTLGRLATEIALRLRGKHKPEYTPHVDTGDYIVVVNAEKVHVTGNKAKDKLYHRHTGYPGGLRTMNFEKLIDHAPERIIEKAVKGMLPKGPLGRAMYSKLKVYAGAEHKHAAQQPLVLEI, from the coding sequence ATGAAAACTTATACTGCAAAACCAGAAACTGTAAAGCGTGACTGGTACGTAGTAGACGCTTCAGGGAAAACTCTGGGTCGTCTAGCAACTGAAATTGCGCTGCGGCTACGTGGTAAGCACAAGCCTGAGTACACACCTCATGTGGACACAGGTGATTACATTGTGGTCGTAAACGCTGAAAAAGTGCATGTCACTGGTAATAAGGCGAAGGACAAGCTGTATCATCGTCATACAGGTTATCCTGGTGGTTTGCGTACTATGAACTTTGAAAAGCTGATTGATCATGCGCCAGAGCGTATCATTGAGAAAGCTGTTAAAGGTATGTTGCCAAAAGGTCCGTTGGGCCGGGCTATGTACAGCAAGCTGAAAGTTTATGCTGGTGCCGAGCACAAGCATGCAGCTCAACAACCTCTAGTTCTGGAAATTTAA